One Pirellulales bacterium genomic region harbors:
- a CDS encoding choice-of-anchor F family protein — protein MKGQLVPTTAFRKLLLSAASAALCISFAQDSQAGMITGVQMFGLQAGTGPGLGTVQVPVVNSFNKDNDNQVGGGEFDNNITVPIKRFDNPGYIDIVFNVDPTNGTTEYKLFESVDNNTGYNWRFYRMELGFGVGAGFVPSPAGDGLDFDGPTYDTAPNATAFTNVVLNEDVLLFNNGLHSTGAEFYQFRIDVPNLPPDVRSFTLRQSIPPDGIVPEPSTMILAALAGIGGLALTWRRRVS, from the coding sequence ATGAAAGGGCAGCTTGTGCCGACTACAGCTTTCCGAAAACTTCTTTTATCAGCCGCTTCCGCTGCGCTGTGCATTTCTTTTGCACAAGATTCGCAAGCCGGTATGATCACTGGCGTGCAAATGTTCGGTCTCCAGGCTGGGACTGGTCCCGGTTTGGGAACTGTGCAAGTTCCCGTGGTCAACTCATTCAACAAAGACAACGATAATCAGGTTGGCGGTGGTGAGTTTGACAACAACATCACAGTGCCGATCAAGCGTTTTGACAATCCGGGCTACATTGACATTGTTTTCAATGTCGACCCGACAAATGGCACTACCGAATACAAATTGTTCGAATCCGTCGATAACAACACTGGCTATAACTGGCGTTTTTATCGGATGGAATTGGGCTTTGGCGTAGGTGCCGGCTTTGTTCCCTCTCCCGCCGGAGATGGGTTGGATTTTGACGGTCCGACTTATGACACCGCTCCAAATGCGACAGCATTTACCAATGTCGTATTAAACGAAGACGTGCTGCTTTTCAACAACGGCCTTCACTCCACCGGTGCAGAATTTTACCAGTTCCGCATTGACGTACCGAATTTGCCACCCGATGTTCGTTCCTTTACCCTCCGTCAAAGCATTCCCCCGGATGGGATTGTTCCTGAGCCCAGCACAATGATCTTGGCCGCTTTGGCTGGCATTGGCGGTTTGGCTTTGACTTGGCGTCGCCGGGTTAGCTAG
- a CDS encoding dihydrodipicolinate synthase family protein, which translates to MPATTTEQKLRGIFTPNLVPLDENGEIHETELRRYTDWLIERGVHGLYPNGSTGEFPRFTAEERQRIIQIVCDQAQGRVPVLAGAAEANTRETLRACEKYQEYGARAVAIVAPFYYKLGPEAVYAYFREIAQNSPIDVTLYNIPMFASPIDVATIQRLAELPKIVGIKDSTGDFSLMQRMMRAVRPIRPDFVFLTGWDAALVPMLLGGCQGGTHASSGVVPELTRQIFDYTQQGKNDLAWKLQAVLAELFDKMLLNVEFPEGFRLGVEIRGFRMGRGRQPQTTIQAAQLKELRGQLEQILAESLTTLPTDYTNRK; encoded by the coding sequence ATGCCGGCGACAACTACCGAGCAAAAACTGCGTGGGATCTTTACCCCTAATTTGGTTCCCCTGGATGAAAATGGCGAGATCCATGAGACCGAACTGCGCCGATACACTGACTGGTTGATAGAGCGCGGCGTGCATGGGCTGTACCCCAATGGTTCCACCGGCGAATTTCCCCGCTTTACCGCCGAGGAACGCCAACGAATCATCCAGATAGTCTGTGATCAGGCGCAAGGCCGGGTGCCGGTCCTGGCGGGAGCGGCGGAAGCCAACACCCGTGAAACCCTTCGCGCCTGCGAAAAATATCAAGAATATGGCGCGCGGGCGGTGGCCATTGTCGCCCCATTTTATTACAAGCTCGGCCCCGAAGCGGTTTATGCCTACTTCCGCGAAATTGCCCAAAATTCGCCAATCGATGTGACACTTTACAATATTCCCATGTTTGCCAGTCCGATTGATGTCGCCACGATTCAGCGATTGGCGGAACTTCCGAAAATCGTGGGGATCAAGGATTCGACCGGCGACTTTAGCCTGATGCAACGGATGATGCGGGCTGTGCGGCCGATTCGACCCGACTTTGTTTTTTTGACCGGCTGGGACGCCGCCCTGGTCCCGATGTTATTAGGGGGGTGCCAGGGAGGTACCCACGCCAGTTCCGGCGTTGTGCCAGAATTAACTCGCCAGATTTTCGACTATACCCAACAGGGAAAAAATGACCTTGCCTGGAAATTACAGGCAGTACTGGCGGAGTTGTTTGATAAAATGTTACTGAATGTGGAATTTCCAGAAGGATTCCGCCTGGGAGTGGAAATTCGCGGGTTTAGGATGGGCCGGGGACGCCAGCCCCAGACGACGATTCAAGCCGCACAACTAAAGGAATTGCGCGGCCAACTCGAGCAGATACTAGCCGAATCCCTGACGACGCTGCCGACAGATTACACTAATCGCAAGTAA
- a CDS encoding PQQ-binding-like beta-propeller repeat protein — translation MPTNHSHLQIKHSGTLFMMKIISRRGLIVSLALAAVLLRGYAVELSPEDKTWPEFRGPTGQGHARATNIPSTWSETQNIAWKTPLPGKGWSSPVTAGKLLWMTCAEVQPASEELKQKRLKVNTGDQPLDIAGHVDFFALGVDPQTGELVKQVKLLEVDEPQQIHTLNSFASPTPVIEGDRLYCHFGAFGNACLDTSTGNVIWTNQKLVIMHENGPGSTPILHDDKLIFHCDGSDYQYIVALDKATGELAWRTDRTGELNSNKQLKKAYGTPLIVKQNWQGTEREVLLSPAADWLYAYDPANGQELWKLNYGALGFSIVPRPVTGHGKMFMCTSFMKSELLAVQLDGQGKIPEPHIAWRYGKQVPSMSSPLLVGNELFLVHDNGVATCLDARQGTVHWTERLGGKFCASPLFVDGKVLFCNTDGVTTVINPGVKFEKLADNQLDGAIMASPIALEQALYIRTDKAIYKIQGKE, via the coding sequence ATGCCAACCAACCATTCTCATTTGCAAATCAAACATTCGGGAACGCTGTTTATGATGAAGATTATTTCGAGACGTGGCCTTATTGTTTCCTTGGCGTTGGCGGCGGTGTTGTTAAGGGGGTACGCCGTGGAATTATCCCCGGAGGACAAAACTTGGCCGGAATTTCGCGGACCCACCGGTCAAGGGCATGCCCGGGCAACCAATATCCCGTCAACTTGGAGCGAAACCCAAAATATCGCTTGGAAAACGCCTTTGCCCGGCAAAGGTTGGTCTTCCCCCGTGACCGCAGGGAAACTGTTATGGATGACCTGCGCCGAGGTTCAACCCGCCAGCGAAGAACTAAAGCAAAAACGACTGAAAGTTAACACGGGGGATCAACCACTGGATATTGCGGGACATGTCGATTTTTTTGCCCTAGGCGTGGATCCCCAAACCGGGGAATTAGTCAAACAGGTTAAATTGCTAGAGGTCGACGAACCCCAGCAAATTCACACTCTAAATAGTTTCGCCTCACCCACACCCGTCATCGAGGGGGATCGTCTCTATTGTCACTTTGGAGCGTTTGGCAATGCCTGCCTGGATACTTCCACGGGGAATGTTATCTGGACGAATCAAAAATTGGTGATCATGCACGAAAATGGTCCCGGCAGCACGCCCATTCTGCATGACGACAAGCTTATTTTTCACTGTGATGGGAGCGACTATCAATATATTGTCGCCCTTGATAAAGCCACGGGGGAGCTGGCCTGGCGCACAGATCGCACGGGCGAGCTGAATAGCAACAAGCAGTTGAAAAAGGCGTACGGAACTCCCCTGATCGTAAAGCAAAACTGGCAAGGAACTGAGCGCGAGGTATTGTTATCCCCCGCCGCGGATTGGCTATATGCCTATGATCCGGCGAATGGCCAGGAATTGTGGAAATTGAATTACGGGGCACTCGGGTTTTCGATTGTCCCCCGGCCGGTCACGGGACACGGAAAAATGTTTATGTGTACCAGTTTTATGAAGTCGGAATTGCTCGCGGTGCAATTAGACGGTCAGGGTAAAATACCGGAACCGCACATCGCTTGGCGGTATGGCAAGCAGGTCCCCAGCATGTCTTCCCCGCTTTTGGTGGGTAACGAGTTATTTTTGGTCCATGATAATGGTGTTGCCACCTGTCTGGATGCCCGTCAGGGAACCGTTCATTGGACGGAACGCCTGGGGGGAAAATTCTGCGCATCCCCCCTGTTTGTGGATGGGAAGGTATTATTTTGTAACACGGACGGGGTAACGACTGTCATCAATCCAGGAGTAAAGTTTGAAAAATTGGCTGATAACCAGTTGGATGGCGCTATCATGGCCTCACCAATTGCCCTGGAACAAGCGCTATACATCCGCACGGATAAAGCCATTTATAAAATTCAGGGCAAGGAATAG